From Capsicum annuum cultivar UCD-10X-F1 unplaced genomic scaffold, UCD10Xv1.1 ctg1030, whole genome shotgun sequence:
AAAACTCGAGGTATGTAAAGATAAAACCTCTTTTGTCATTAAGGCACAACCTATAGTCACTTGTTTCTCCTAAAAGAGTCAATATAGTCTACTTGATATATGTGAACAGAGCTTTCACTTTCTACATGTCTACACATTGAGTTAAAAAAAAgggtagcccggtgcactaaatcTACCACTATGCgcagtgtccggggaagggccccaccaaaAGGGTGCATTGTACGCagcttaccttgcatttttgccagAGGCTGTtcccaaggcttgaacccgtgacctcctggtcacatgacagcaattttaccagttactccaatgCTCCCCTTCATGTCTAACACATGATTACACGCCTAATATGGCCACAATTTCTATGTGCCCTCTCCATTTGAAGTTATTTGTCTTCACACTTCATGAGTCTATTTGTTGAAGTCCTAGTATTCATTACTCTTGTTCAGTCAAGTATCTATAGAGATACATGATTGTGTTTGTATTCATTAGAAATTCTTAAGAGTCACATGGTATATCTATCACATGctataaaatagaataaatataGTTGCACTAGTATATTTGATCTCATAGCGACATAGCCATAAGATGATATAAGAACTAGCAGTTAAATAGCTAGATACCATAAAAGAAGTTAGTTGTATATGGAAAGTACATGATAAAAGGTTACCATTATCGAAGGGAGCGTATTCATAAATTTTACTTGACACACATGCTCGACATAATTCTGCATAGATAAAAGTAGAGAAATGAATTTTACTGTAATTTCTTAAAACTTTCAGTCCACTGAGAGGCTCTTCAGGCATGATCCTGGACCAATCTACCCCCATTCGAAAGACTTGCACACCAGTATCTTTAGCTAATTTCAATTTAGTGTCTGGATCAGACCAAAACCTTAGCCTTTCCTCCCTAACACAATCCCAAACACTAAACAAGTCAAAGCAAATAAAGAGTAATGGCTTTGTTGATATTTATTATCAGTCTATGTATGGTCCACAAATTCAGAAGCAAAGGTTTACGAGTTTAGTTTAATTATAATTCAGCATGTTATGCACATAATATCTGAGACTTCAATCCATAAGACTTACGGGTGAGGGACGTTATGCCAGGCAGCAACATTGTGATGACACTGCTCAGTAGGAGTTGGCTCTTCCACTTCTACGTACTTCTCAAATGCTCTTATTTGTGCCTCAATGGCTATCTTAATGAACCTTTTCCTCTTAATGGTCTTTGTAGCTTCTCTCTGAGATAACGTTGCTTGCTGAGATCCACCATCACCTGCAGCAGATCCCATAATAGCATCTGCTGGTTGA
This genomic window contains:
- the LOC124890042 gene encoding beta-glucosidase-like SFR2, chloroplastic yields the protein MGSAAGDGGSQQATLSQREATKTIKRKRFIKIAIEAQIRAFEKYVEVEEPTPTEQCHHNVAAWHNVPHPEERLRFWSDPDTKLKLAKDTGVQVFRMGVDWSRIMPEEPLSGLKVLRNYSKIHFSTFIYAELCRACVSSKIYEYAPFDNGNLLSCTFHIQLTSFMVSSYLTASSYIILWLCRYEIKYTSATIFILFYSM